The proteins below are encoded in one region of Limnochorda pilosa:
- a CDS encoding putative immunity protein, with the protein MILPKERDPRFITIRRGGTLEDSHHRLLAQWAADCAEHVLPLFEAVQPSDPRPRHAIDQARAWVRGEITMSEARAAAGAANAAARDLTGAARYAAYAAGQAAAVAHVAAHELGAAAYAIKAARAAAPDGQGEQAGRHECAWQREQLPEAVRELVLDDQRLRNAICWSVFDC; encoded by the coding sequence GTGATTCTCCCCAAGGAGCGCGATCCCCGATTCATCACCATCCGTCGCGGCGGCACGCTGGAAGACTCGCATCACCGGCTTCTCGCTCAATGGGCGGCCGACTGCGCGGAGCACGTGTTGCCTCTCTTCGAGGCGGTGCAGCCTTCGGATCCGCGTCCGCGCCATGCCATCGACCAGGCCCGGGCGTGGGTGCGCGGCGAGATCACGATGTCTGAGGCTCGCGCTGCGGCGGGCGCCGCCAATGCAGCGGCTCGAGATCTCACCGGGGCCGCGCGCTATGCCGCCTATGCCGCAGGTCAGGCCGCCGCCGTCGCCCACGTCGCCGCACATGAACTCGGTGCTGCCGCGTACGCGATCAAGGCTGCACGGGCTGCCGCACCTGACGGCCAGGGTGAACAGGCCGGTCGGCACGAGTGTGCGTGGCAGCGTGAGCAGTTGCCGGAGGCGGTTCGCGAGCTAGTTCTGGATGACCAGCGTTTACGCAACGCCATCTGCTGGTCGGTGTTCGACTGCTGA
- a CDS encoding GNAT family N-acetyltransferase: protein MFIQGDAGVHLRSWQTADAQWYIEARDEEVYRWTTERRELTVAETEAAIEAVNKGDNVFSFAIVETKSNEILGNISLVRDEDNAATGEAMYWLAASARGRGIATEALRLLCHWALAEEGFDRITLKTYANNVRSQRVAERVGFRPFQPSDQQGTESGVCWYQLTRKEAEIAKTMPNKRFQRTP from the coding sequence GTGTTCATTCAGGGTGATGCGGGTGTGCACCTTAGATCTTGGCAAACCGCTGATGCTCAATGGTATATCGAAGCACGAGATGAAGAGGTGTACAGGTGGACGACCGAACGCCGCGAGTTGACGGTTGCTGAGACTGAGGCGGCCATAGAAGCAGTGAATAAGGGCGATAATGTGTTCTCTTTCGCGATCGTCGAGACCAAAAGCAATGAGATCTTAGGGAACATCTCGTTGGTTCGGGATGAAGACAACGCGGCTACAGGTGAAGCAATGTACTGGCTGGCGGCATCTGCGCGTGGACGCGGGATCGCGACAGAAGCACTACGCCTACTCTGCCACTGGGCTCTCGCGGAGGAAGGATTCGACCGGATTACTCTCAAGACGTATGCAAACAATGTGCGGTCTCAACGAGTAGCCGAACGTGTGGGATTTCGCCCATTTCAACCCTCGGACCAGCAGGGCACGGAGTCCGGAGTTTGCTGGTATCAGCTGACGAGAAAGGAAGCCGAAATCGCCAAAACGATGCCCAACAAGCGTTTCCAGCGGACGCCGTAG
- a CDS encoding VOC family protein: MKRRVIEVARFTKQPGELAMFYADLLGASTPDPGRDAYSFDVEGVDLFIHSVSEEPAEPGWPKDVDHVAFQVEDLDAECERLSSAGYEVLGPTMFPWGRSAFLYDPDGRMVELRGLEG, encoded by the coding sequence TTGAAGCGTCGGGTCATCGAGGTCGCGAGGTTCACGAAGCAACCGGGCGAACTCGCCATGTTCTATGCAGATCTCTTGGGTGCGTCCACCCCTGACCCGGGGCGCGACGCGTACAGCTTTGACGTGGAAGGAGTAGACCTGTTCATCCATTCCGTGTCGGAGGAGCCGGCCGAACCAGGATGGCCGAAGGACGTTGATCATGTTGCCTTCCAAGTCGAAGATCTTGATGCAGAGTGTGAGAGGTTGTCTTCGGCCGGATACGAAGTCTTAGGTCCAACGATGTTTCCCTGGGGACGCTCTGCGTTTCTGTATGATCCTGACGGACGTATGGTGGAACTTAGAGGGCTCGAGGGCTGA
- a CDS encoding VOC family protein: MKRRVIEVARFTKQPGELAMFYADLLGASTPDPGRDAYSFDVEGVDLFIHSVSEEPAEPGWPKDVDHVAFQVEDLDAECERLSSAGYEVLGPTMFPWGRSAFLYDPDGRMVELRGLEG, encoded by the coding sequence TTGAAGCGTCGGGTCATCGAGGTCGCGAGGTTCACGAAGCAACCGGGCGAACTCGCCATGTTCTATGCAGATCTCTTGGGTGCGTCCACCCCTGACCCGGGGCGCGACGCGTACAGCTTTGACGTGGAAGGAGTAGACCTGTTCATCCATTCCGTGTCGGAGGAGCCAGCCGAACCAGGATGGCCGAAGGACGTTGATCATGTTGCCTTCCAAGTCGAAGATCTTGATGCAGAGTGTGAGAGGTTGTCTTCGGCCGGATACGAAGTCTTAGGTCCAACGATGTTTCCCTGGGGACGCTCTGCGTTTCTGTATGATCCTGACGGACGTATGGTGGAACTTAGAGGGCTCGAGGGCTGA
- a CDS encoding pyridoxamine 5'-phosphate oxidase family protein — protein MRILQDTLPVSLEELLARPLFAHLATASETGQPCDSPVWFLWEDGAIWIIAEAKNTFPARITHNPRCAIGIVDFDRRTGRVWHVGMRGRARVERIDIKRVERLLARYLGPHKESWDPRLWGDAQSWEGCSFIRFEPETVVARDQSYRAAPAPSSSTDSGVKSP, from the coding sequence GTGAGGATTCTGCAAGACACGCTGCCGGTCAGTCTTGAGGAGCTCCTCGCACGCCCTCTGTTCGCCCACTTGGCAACAGCTTCGGAAACAGGGCAGCCGTGCGATTCACCCGTTTGGTTCCTCTGGGAAGACGGTGCAATCTGGATCATTGCTGAGGCCAAGAACACCTTCCCAGCCCGCATTACGCACAATCCTAGGTGCGCTATCGGGATCGTGGACTTTGATCGCCGGACTGGACGGGTATGGCACGTCGGAATGCGCGGGCGCGCCCGCGTTGAACGGATTGATATCAAGCGGGTGGAGCGGCTGCTCGCCCGTTATCTGGGCCCACATAAGGAGAGTTGGGACCCGCGACTCTGGGGTGACGCGCAGTCGTGGGAGGGATGCTCGTTCATCCGGTTCGAGCCTGAAACGGTCGTCGCCCGTGATCAGTCGTACAGGGCGGCACCAGCACCATCAAGCAGCACCGATAGCGGCGTCAAGTCGCCGTGA
- a CDS encoding protein-tyrosine phosphatase family protein, with protein MTLIEPDQGPHIAGLKIPSQLYWVLIDPIPLAGMRLPSSDWPWKALHDAGFDEVVSLHRGRYDPRPLRLAFSAHLEDLVHGGDPRDEGEQRTLVAQAVNAVMLGLESKHGIVVHCYGGRGRTGTVIGCVLRQLGFPAEDAISFLDRVHKERGKDGWPESEWQARLVRTWGATA; from the coding sequence ATGACCTTGATCGAACCAGACCAAGGCCCGCACATCGCGGGCCTGAAGATCCCGAGTCAACTCTACTGGGTACTCATAGACCCTATCCCTCTCGCCGGAATGCGCCTGCCATCTAGCGACTGGCCCTGGAAAGCGCTCCATGATGCCGGTTTCGACGAGGTCGTGTCTCTACACCGTGGGAGATACGACCCACGGCCACTGAGGTTGGCGTTTTCGGCGCATCTGGAAGACCTCGTCCATGGGGGTGATCCGCGGGACGAGGGGGAACAGAGGACGCTGGTAGCGCAAGCAGTCAATGCGGTCATGTTAGGACTGGAGAGTAAGCACGGCATAGTGGTTCATTGCTACGGAGGGCGAGGCCGAACCGGCACAGTAATAGGCTGCGTGCTCCGACAGTTGGGTTTCCCTGCCGAGGATGCTATTTCGTTTCTTGACAGGGTACACAAAGAGCGAGGCAAGGACGGTTGGCCTGAGTCAGAGTGGCAAGCTCGCTTGGTCCGAACTTGGGGAGCCACCGCCTAA
- a CDS encoding TIGR02391 family protein: protein MRIPAFAEANLEQVCNVLGDTNTGLTGSEIGRYLQECGIADPHPGMTKRIRLYEALVARQRRDQCANNVCAFIQRVMNPVLYVQSPDYFKMKQAELNRILSFEGLRLTDQGTLQTVPRARTISEAEAAADQLRRKLRDRGVHPDVLQFCRAELVEGNYFHAVLEAAKSVAQKIRDKSGLASDGAELVDEAFGMGKKLYPVIAFNSLRTDPERSEHTGLMNLMKGFFGAFRNPTAHAPRITWKMTEQDALDMMTVASLLHRRLDDAVKTDS from the coding sequence ATGCGTATTCCGGCATTCGCGGAAGCCAACTTGGAGCAGGTGTGTAATGTGCTCGGCGACACCAACACCGGTCTGACCGGGAGCGAGATCGGCCGCTATCTTCAGGAGTGCGGCATTGCGGACCCGCATCCTGGCATGACCAAACGAATCCGGCTGTACGAGGCTCTCGTGGCTCGCCAACGCCGAGACCAATGCGCCAATAACGTGTGTGCTTTCATCCAGCGCGTCATGAATCCTGTGCTCTATGTCCAGTCACCTGACTACTTCAAGATGAAGCAGGCAGAACTCAATCGGATCCTGTCTTTTGAGGGACTGCGGTTGACGGACCAGGGGACGTTGCAGACCGTGCCACGGGCCCGGACTATCTCCGAAGCGGAAGCGGCGGCGGATCAACTGCGTCGCAAGTTGCGTGATCGGGGTGTACACCCCGATGTCCTGCAGTTTTGTCGGGCGGAGTTGGTAGAAGGGAACTACTTCCACGCGGTACTTGAGGCTGCAAAGAGTGTCGCCCAGAAGATCAGGGACAAGAGCGGCCTTGCCTCAGATGGGGCCGAATTGGTGGATGAGGCCTTTGGTATGGGTAAGAAGCTGTACCCCGTCATAGCCTTCAATTCGTTGAGAACGGATCCCGAACGTAGCGAACATACCGGCCTCATGAATCTCATGAAAGGCTTCTTTGGTGCGTTTCGTAATCCCACGGCGCATGCACCACGGATTACGTGGAAGATGACTGAACAAGATGCTCTCGACATGATGACCGTGGCATCGTTGCTCCATCGCAGGCTGGACGATGCGGTAAAGACCGACTCCTAA
- a CDS encoding GerW family sporulation protein produces the protein MNVEAIIDKVVEGMSIKTVIGEPMQIGALTLIPIVNVSTGSAPGAATPSLPATSRLQAAAVAVVPASRWPEYHHARREGVHP, from the coding sequence ATGAACGTCGAGGCAATCATTGACAAGGTCGTGGAAGGCATGAGCATCAAGACCGTGATCGGTGAGCCGATGCAAATCGGCGCCCTCACTCTCATTCCCATCGTCAACGTGAGCACGGGTTCGGCGCCGGGGGCGGCGACGCCAAGTCTCCCGGCAACGAGCCGGCTTCAGGCAGCGGCGGTGGCGGTGGTGCCCGCATCAAGGTGGCCAGAGTACCACCATGCCCGGCGGGAAGGAGTTCACCCATGA
- a CDS encoding sigma factor-like helix-turn-helix DNA-binding protein — MPPLHRMVVILRHQEDLSYEEIAQGMNLPLGTVKTYLFRARRALSAAMQKENALQG, encoded by the coding sequence ATGCCTCCGCTGCACCGCATGGTGGTCATTCTCCGCCACCAGGAGGATCTGAGCTACGAGGAGATCGCCCAGGGGATGAACTTGCCGCTGGGCACGGTGAAGACGTATCTGTTCCGGGCACGCCGAGCATTGAGCGCGGCGATGCAGAAGGAGAACGCCCTCCAGGGCTGA
- a CDS encoding permease prefix domain 1-containing protein, which produces MQDPDQDESLERQIDQWRSYLRRRQAIHSVDVAELEDHLREQIAALVDGGLAPDEAFLVAVKRMGELDALSREFAREHSERLWKQLVMPASESGEPPRARTEAIVAVCLAAAAALAIKLPALFGISLDEDLGFYARNLSFFVLPLLVGYFVWKRRADRATLRWPAAGFVGAALLANVFPFAPQGYTEALTALHLPIALWVVVGTTYAGGRWSDGAGRMDFIRFSGELFIYYVLIALGGGVLSAFSALIFQAIAVDIEPFLESWLLPCGAMGAVVIGSWLVEAKQSVIENMAPVLTRLFAPLFAAVLLTFLATLLWTGRGVDIERNVLIAFDLLLVLVLGLLLYSVSAREPQAPPGAFDVLQVVLVVGALLADAVALWAIAARISEFGFSPNRVAALGMNVILLVNLAWSALLYIRFLRGRGPFSDLERWQTDYLPVYAIWAAIVVIAFPPLFGYI; this is translated from the coding sequence ATGCAGGACCCGGATCAGGACGAATCGCTGGAGCGGCAGATCGACCAGTGGCGGAGCTACCTGCGCCGCCGGCAGGCGATCCATTCCGTCGATGTAGCGGAGCTGGAGGACCACCTACGCGAGCAGATCGCGGCGTTGGTCGACGGGGGCCTCGCCCCCGATGAGGCGTTCCTGGTGGCCGTGAAGCGCATGGGCGAGCTCGACGCCCTCTCGCGCGAGTTCGCACGGGAGCACTCGGAGCGGCTCTGGAAGCAGCTCGTGATGCCCGCTTCGGAGTCAGGGGAGCCGCCCCGGGCCCGTACGGAGGCGATCGTCGCCGTCTGCCTCGCGGCAGCGGCCGCGCTGGCGATCAAGCTGCCTGCGCTGTTCGGTATCTCCCTGGACGAAGACCTCGGCTTCTACGCCCGCAATCTGTCTTTCTTCGTGCTGCCGCTCCTGGTCGGCTATTTCGTCTGGAAGCGCAGAGCCGACCGAGCCACTCTCCGCTGGCCAGCGGCAGGTTTCGTCGGGGCGGCCTTGCTTGCCAACGTCTTTCCCTTCGCGCCGCAGGGCTATACCGAGGCGCTCACGGCGCTGCACCTGCCGATCGCCCTTTGGGTGGTGGTGGGAACCACCTACGCGGGCGGCCGGTGGAGCGATGGGGCGGGGCGCATGGACTTCATCCGGTTCTCGGGAGAGCTCTTCATCTACTACGTCCTGATCGCGCTGGGCGGCGGGGTGCTCTCTGCGTTCTCGGCCCTGATCTTCCAGGCCATCGCCGTCGACATCGAGCCGTTCCTCGAGTCGTGGCTGCTACCGTGCGGCGCCATGGGCGCCGTCGTGATCGGCTCCTGGCTGGTGGAAGCCAAGCAGAGCGTGATCGAGAACATGGCGCCGGTGTTGACGCGCCTGTTCGCACCGCTCTTTGCCGCGGTGCTGCTCACCTTCCTGGCGACCCTTCTCTGGACCGGGCGAGGGGTCGACATCGAGCGGAACGTGCTCATCGCCTTCGACCTGCTCCTGGTGCTGGTCCTGGGCCTGCTGCTCTACTCCGTCTCCGCCCGCGAGCCCCAGGCGCCGCCCGGCGCCTTCGATGTGCTGCAGGTGGTGCTGGTGGTCGGTGCGCTGCTGGCCGACGCCGTAGCCCTGTGGGCCATCGCCGCGCGCATATCCGAGTTCGGTTTCAGCCCCAACCGAGTGGCCGCTTTGGGCATGAACGTGATTCTCCTGGTCAATCTGGCGTGGTCCGCCCTGCTGTACATCCGTTTTCTGCGCGGGCGCGGGCCGTTCTCGGATCTCGAACGGTGGCAGACGGATTACCTGCCGGTCTATGCCATATGGGCAGCGATCGTCGTGATCGCCTTTCCGCCTCTGTTCGGATACATCTGA
- a CDS encoding PadR family transcriptional regulator, producing MEINKDLIAASSTPIVLGILAEGDSYGYAIIKRVRELSGGHLEWTDGMLYPVLHRLERLGYVEARWEVAESGRRRKYYRITSRGRAQLAEERRQWQAVDETLRGLWSALSIAIRYGDVASTPVPQGV from the coding sequence ATGGAGATCAACAAGGACCTGATCGCCGCGTCCTCGACCCCGATCGTTCTGGGGATCCTGGCCGAAGGGGACAGCTACGGCTACGCCATCATCAAGCGGGTTCGGGAGTTGTCCGGAGGGCACCTGGAGTGGACGGACGGGATGCTCTACCCTGTTCTGCACCGGCTCGAGCGGCTCGGTTACGTCGAGGCGCGGTGGGAAGTTGCGGAGAGCGGCCGCCGTCGCAAGTATTACCGGATCACATCCCGGGGTCGGGCGCAACTGGCCGAGGAACGCAGGCAGTGGCAGGCGGTGGACGAGACGCTGCGGGGCCTCTGGTCCGCGCTCAGTATTGCTATTCGATACGGCGACGTGGCGTCTACGCCGGTTCCACAAGGAGTCTGA
- a CDS encoding DUF1801 domain-containing protein produces MTLEPRGSKPKGDVTSRAMKPRKPAVGAASPPKAGATARTASDLIDERIRSLGDWRGEVLAEVRRLIHEADPKITEECKWIKPMNPLGVPVWSHAGIVCTGEVYKQAVKLTFARGAFLADPGRLFNSSLDASTRRAIDIREGEALDAEAFKALIQAAVAENLRSGAAKSQGRGRT; encoded by the coding sequence GTGACGCTGGAACCAAGGGGAAGTAAGCCGAAAGGCGACGTCACGTCACGCGCGATGAAGCCGCGCAAGCCGGCCGTCGGGGCCGCATCTCCGCCGAAGGCAGGCGCGACCGCAAGGACGGCCTCGGATCTCATCGACGAGCGGATCCGATCGCTGGGCGACTGGCGCGGCGAGGTCCTGGCGGAGGTTCGCCGCCTGATCCACGAGGCGGATCCGAAGATCACGGAGGAGTGCAAGTGGATCAAGCCCATGAACCCGCTGGGGGTGCCGGTCTGGTCTCACGCAGGCATCGTCTGCACCGGGGAGGTCTACAAGCAGGCGGTCAAGCTGACCTTCGCGCGGGGCGCCTTCCTGGCAGACCCTGGGAGGCTCTTCAACTCTAGCCTCGATGCCAGCACGCGACGCGCCATCGACATCCGGGAGGGAGAGGCGCTCGACGCGGAGGCGTTCAAGGCCCTGATCCAGGCTGCGGTCGCGGAGAATCTCCGGTCCGGCGCCGCGAAATCACAGGGGCGAGGCCGGACGTGA
- a CDS encoding VOC family protein: MKIKLTTLHVDDQEKALRFYTDVLGFVKKADFSNGPYRWLTVVSPEEPDGTELQLALNDNPAARTYQQAMFQQGQPAAMFYTDHIQADHERIKARGAEFTMPPTEVTGSTIAMLNDTCGNLIQLAQISWQG, translated from the coding sequence ATGAAGATCAAGCTGACCACTCTTCACGTGGACGACCAGGAGAAGGCGCTGCGCTTCTACACGGACGTCCTGGGTTTCGTCAAGAAGGCCGACTTCAGCAACGGCCCCTATCGCTGGCTGACGGTGGTCTCGCCGGAGGAGCCCGATGGCACCGAGCTGCAGCTGGCCCTCAACGACAACCCTGCGGCCAGGACCTACCAGCAGGCGATGTTCCAACAGGGCCAGCCGGCGGCGATGTTCTACACCGACCACATTCAGGCCGACCATGAGCGCATCAAGGCTCGCGGGGCCGAGTTCACCATGCCGCCGACCGAGGTGACGGGCTCGACCATCGCCATGCTGAACGACACCTGCGGCAACCTGATCCAGCTGGCGCAGATCTCCTGGCAAGGCTAG
- a CDS encoding sigma-70 family RNA polymerase sigma factor: protein MDDKWLAERFEADRPRLQAVACRLLGSANEADDAVQEAWLRLSRSDTRDVKNLSGWLTTVVARVCLDMLRSRRSRREVPLSPDDESIPDAADPEREAMLAESVGQAMLEVLQRLAPAERVAFVLHDVFGVSFEEIAGIVGRSPVAARQLASRGRRRVKAASEDRRAPDVARHREIVEAFFQASRAGDFQALLAVLDPDVALRADEAALRMGVRTGWLTSELRGATAVARHFAGRAEAAQLALVDGVPGVVWAPGGTPRVVFGFTIRNGRVVEIELAADTERLNRLKIEILP from the coding sequence ATGGACGATAAATGGCTGGCGGAGCGCTTCGAGGCCGACCGCCCACGATTGCAGGCGGTGGCCTGTCGGCTGCTCGGCTCGGCCAACGAGGCCGACGACGCCGTGCAGGAGGCCTGGCTGCGGCTGAGCCGTTCCGACACCCGTGACGTGAAGAACCTGAGCGGCTGGCTGACCACGGTCGTGGCGCGGGTCTGTCTGGATATGCTGCGCTCGCGCCGGTCCCGGCGCGAGGTGCCGCTGTCGCCGGACGACGAATCGATCCCGGACGCTGCCGATCCGGAGCGCGAGGCGATGCTGGCGGAGTCGGTCGGGCAGGCCATGCTGGAGGTGCTCCAGCGCCTGGCGCCGGCCGAGCGCGTGGCGTTCGTGCTGCACGACGTCTTCGGCGTCTCCTTCGAGGAGATTGCTGGCATCGTCGGCCGCTCGCCCGTCGCCGCCCGCCAGCTCGCCAGCCGTGGCCGCCGGCGGGTGAAGGCCGCGTCGGAGGATCGCCGAGCGCCCGACGTGGCGCGACACCGGGAGATCGTGGAGGCATTCTTCCAAGCCTCCCGTGCCGGCGACTTTCAGGCGCTGCTGGCGGTGCTCGATCCGGACGTGGCGCTGCGAGCTGACGAGGCGGCGCTGCGGATGGGCGTGCGGACCGGTTGGCTCACGTCCGAGCTCCGTGGAGCGACGGCGGTCGCCAGGCACTTCGCCGGCCGGGCCGAGGCCGCGCAGCTGGCGCTGGTCGATGGTGTGCCGGGCGTGGTGTGGGCCCCCGGCGGGACCCCGCGCGTGGTCTTTGGCTTCACGATCCGGAACGGCAGGGTGGTCGAGATCGAGCTGGCGGCCGATACCGAGCGGCTCAACCGCCTGAAGATCGAGATTCTGCCGTAA
- the arr gene encoding NAD(+)--rifampin ADP-ribosyltransferase → MHLGFGERDRTTAYVYLTPNLDGAVWAAELAAGEGPGRIYTVEPTGPLEDDPNLTNQRFRGNPVKSYRSREPLRVTGEITDWQGHSPEALKAMKDGLKRLEQIAVEPIDD, encoded by the coding sequence ATCCATCTGGGGTTCGGTGAGCGGGACAGGACGACAGCCTATGTCTACCTCACCCCCAATCTGGATGGGGCCGTCTGGGCGGCAGAGCTGGCGGCCGGCGAAGGTCCCGGCCGAATCTACACCGTAGAACCGACTGGACCGCTTGAAGATGACCCCAATCTGACGAATCAGAGGTTCCGGGGTAACCCGGTCAAGTCATACCGCTCCCGGGAGCCGCTGCGGGTCACGGGCGAGATCACCGATTGGCAGGGGCACTCCCCCGAAGCGCTCAAAGCCATGAAGGACGGGCTGAAGCGACTCGAGCAAATCGCTGTTGAGCCCATCGACGACTGA
- a CDS encoding Dph6-related ATP pyrophosphatase, with protein MMNRRVVLSWSSGKDSAWALYVLRRQPDTEVVGLLTTVNEVAGRVSMHAVRQELVEAQAAAANLLLWPVPLPSPCSNDAYEERMSQALHALRQEGITHIAFGDLYLEDVRAYRERQLAGTGIEPLFPLWTSRPETPRLARRMLDAGLRAVVTAVDPHHLPERLVGRPYDAAVLAELPEGVDPCGERGEFHTFCFAGPMFAGAIPVQVGETVCRDGFWFADLVPRP; from the coding sequence ATGATGAATCGCCGCGTCGTGCTCTCCTGGAGTTCGGGCAAGGACAGCGCCTGGGCCTTGTACGTGTTACGCCGGCAGCCCGACACGGAAGTGGTAGGCCTCCTGACCACAGTCAACGAAGTGGCGGGGCGTGTCTCCATGCACGCCGTGCGCCAGGAGCTGGTGGAGGCCCAGGCGGCCGCTGCGAACCTGCTCCTCTGGCCGGTCCCTTTGCCCTCCCCTTGCTCCAACGATGCCTACGAAGAGCGGATGTCCCAGGCCCTGCACGCGTTGCGGCAGGAGGGCATCACCCACATAGCCTTCGGGGACCTGTACCTGGAGGACGTGCGGGCCTACCGGGAGCGCCAGCTCGCCGGAACAGGCATCGAGCCCCTCTTCCCTCTGTGGACCTCCCGCCCGGAGACGCCCCGACTGGCCCGTCGCATGCTGGACGCCGGCCTTCGGGCGGTGGTGACCGCCGTGGACCCTCATCACCTGCCGGAACGATTGGTGGGACGCCCTTACGACGCGGCCGTGCTGGCCGAGCTTCCGGAGGGGGTCGATCCGTGCGGGGAGCGTGGTGAGTTCCACACCTTCTGCTTTGCAGGCCCCATGTTCGCAGGGGCGATTCCCGTGCAGGTGGGCGAGACCGTATGCCGCGACGGGTTCTGGTTCGCGGACCTGGTGCCCCGTCCGTAA
- a CDS encoding type II toxin-antitoxin system HicA family toxin, with translation MKRGALLRHLRKHGCVLKREGRSHSLWMNPQTGAIETIPRHVEIPDKLARKICRGLSVPEVGQFQ, from the coding sequence GTGAAACGAGGTGCTTTGCTTCGGCATCTGAGGAAACACGGCTGTGTTCTCAAGCGGGAAGGCCGGTCGCACTCGCTCTGGATGAATCCGCAAACGGGCGCCATAGAAACCATTCCTCGTCATGTGGAGATCCCGGACAAGCTGGCACGGAAGATCTGTCGGGGACTGTCGGTCCCTGAGGTAGGACAGTTCCAGTGA
- a CDS encoding type II toxin-antitoxin system HicB family antitoxin, with product MANEFTAVVERDGQWFIAYSPEVPGANGQGKTKDEALQSLSEAIRLILEDRRDQGLRGIPPDAVVERVSVP from the coding sequence GTGGCCAACGAGTTCACGGCGGTTGTTGAGCGGGATGGGCAGTGGTTCATTGCGTATTCTCCCGAGGTTCCGGGCGCTAACGGCCAGGGCAAGACGAAGGATGAAGCGCTGCAAAGCCTATCGGAAGCCATCCGCTTGATCCTCGAGGACCGTAGGGATCAGGGACTGCGTGGGATTCCGCCCGACGCTGTCGTTGAGAGGGTCAGCGTTCCGTGA